The nucleotide sequence TCGACCTCGAAATGGTCGCCCCAGCAGGCGAGTTCGAGACCGTCGTAGCCGAAGTCGCGGGCGAGGCGGCAGACCTCTTCGAGGGGCAGGTCGGCCCACTGGCCGGTGAAAAGCGTGAAGTCGCGCGGCATGTCCGGGCCTCCTCAGACCGCTGTGGGGGTGTGGGTCGGGGTGTAGACGGAGTTCTTCTCGGCGCTCTCCTCGACCGCCGCGAGCACCCGCTGCACCTGGAGTCCGTCCGCGAAGGACGGCTCGGGCTGTCGGCCCGCCGCGATGGCGTGGACCAGGTCGCGGGCCTGGTGGACGAAGGTGTGCTCGTAGCCGAGGCCGTGGCCCGGCGGCCACCAGGCGTCCAGGTAGGGGTGGTCGGGCTCGGTGACGAGGATGCGGCGGAAGCCGGCGTGGGTGCCGGGTTCGGTGTGGTCGTGGAAGGCGAGTTCGTTGAGCCGTTCCAGGTCGAAGGCCAACGAGCCGCGCTCGCCGTTGAGTTCGATGCGCAGGGCGTTCTTGCGGCCGGTGGCGAAGCGGGTCGCCTCGAAGGAGGCGACGGCGCCGGAGGCGAGGCGGCCGGTGAACAGGGCCGTGTCGTCGACGGTGACCGCGCCTCGCCCGGCCGTGCCGCCGGAGGACGCCAGACCGGCGGACACGCCTGCGGGCAGGGGCCGTTCGCGTACGAAGGTCTCCATCAGCGCGGACACACCGATCACCGGCTCGCCTGCCACGTACTGCGCGAGGTCGACGATGTGGGCGCCCAGGTCGCCGAGCGCGCCTGAGCCGGCCGACTCCTTGCGCAGCCGCCAGGTGAGGGGGAACTCCGGGTCCACGAGCCAGTCCTGAAGGTACGTCACCCGCAGGTGTCGCAGTGCGCCCAGTCGGCCCTCGGCGACCATGCGGCGGGCGAGCGCGGTGGCGGGCACGCGACGGTAGTTGAAGCCGACCATCGCCAACCTGCCGCGTGCGTACGCCTCTTCGGCGGCCGTCGTCATGGCCTCCGCCTCCGCGACCGTGTTGGCGAGGGGCTTCTCGCAGAGCACGTGCTTGCCGGCGGCCAGGGCGGCGAGGGCGATCTCGGCGTGGCTGTCGCCGGGGGTGCAGATGTCGACCAGGTCGATGTCGTCCCGGGCGATCAGGTCCCGCCAGTCGGTCTCCGTCGTCGCCCACCCGTGCCGGTCCGCCATGGCCCGCACCGCGTCGCCGTCCCGCCCGCACACGGCGGCGAGCACGGGGTCGAGCGGCAGCTCGAAGGCCCGCCCCGCCGTACGCCACCCCTGGGAGTGAGCGGCCCCCATGAAGGCGTAGCCGACCATGCCGACGCGCAGCGGTGGCTTGCCGGGCCGACCGGCGAGCCCGGCGGACCGGGTCCCGGCACGGGGGCCGGCCCCAGGCACGGCCGGTCCCGACGCGACCCCGGCCATGCCGGCCCCGGCTCCAGCCCCGGCTCCGACCCCCGCGTCTGGCTCCGGCGCTCCTGACTTCTCCGCCTCGGCCTGGTCGGGCTGCTGCGGCTGTCCCATGCGTGTGTCCTCCTCGTGGTCGCGGCGCGGTGGGGGGGTGGGACCTGACTCCGACTCCGTCGGCTTCGCATTCCGGTTGTCGGGCCTCGGTGCCGGGTCCTCGGTTGTCGGGCTCTGGGTGTTGGGCCTGCGTGCCGGGTCCTCGGTTTCCGGCCCTCGGTGCCGGGCCCTCGGTTGTCGGCCTTTGATGCCGGGCCTCGGTTATCGGTGCCCGTCCGGGTTCCCGGTCCCCTCGGTCCCCGACCCCCGACCCCCGACCCCCGACCCCCGGTCCTCGGTCCTCAACGCCCCAGCGCTCGTTCGCGGTCAGGCCCGTCCGCTGGGGCTCGTCACTTGAAGCCGGTGGGCATGTACTGGTCGACGTTGTCCTTGTCGACGACGGCCGAGTAGAGCGTCAGCGAGCTCGGGATCTCGAACTCGGCGAGGCCGCCCACCCCCTTGCCCTGACCGAGCGCACGGGCGAGGTCGATCGCGGAGGCGGCCATGGTCGGCGGGTAGAGGACGGTGGCCTTCAGTACCCCGTCGTCCTTCTTGATGGCCTGGAACGCGGACAGCGCGCCCGCGCCGCCGACCATCAGGAAGTCGTCGCGCCCGGCCTGCTCGATGGCGCGCAGGGCACCTACACCCTGGTCGTCGTCGTGGTTCCACAGCGCGTCGAAGTTCGACTGCGCCTGGAGGAGTTGGGCCATCTTGGCCTGGCCCGACTCGACCGTGAACTCGGCGGCCTGCCGGGCCACCTTCTTGATGTTCGGGTAGTTCTTCAGCGCGTCGTCGAAGCCCTTGGTGCGCTGCTTGGTCAGCTCCAGGTTGTCCAGCCCGGCCAGCTCGATGACCCGGGCGTCGCCCTTGTCCTTGAGCTGCTCGCCGATGTAGTGCCCGGCGTTGAGCCCCATGCCGTAGTTGTCGCCGCCGATCCAGCAGCGGTACGCCTGCGGGGAGTTGAAGATCCGGTCGAGGTTGACGACGGGGATGCCGGCCCGCATCGCCTTGAGGCCGACCTGGGTGAGCGCCTTGCCGTCGGCGGGCAGCACGACCAGGACGTCGACCTTCTTGTTGATGAGGGTCTCGATCTGGCCGATCTGCTGGGCGGTGTCGTTGGAGCCCTCGGTGATCTCCAGCGTGACGTCCTCGTACCGCTCCGCGCGGCTCTTGGCGTTCTGGTTGATCGCGTTGAGCCAGCCGTGGTCGGCCTGCGGTCCGGCGAAGCCGATGGTGACCGCCTTGCCGGGCTTGTCGTCGGCGACCGTCTGCTCGTCGGCGGCCGGGTCGTCCTTGGATTCGTTGCTGGTGCAACCGGCGAGGAGGGCGCCGGCCGAGACGGCGGCGGTCCCGAAGAGCAGTCCTCTGCGGCTGGTGAACTGTGACATGGTGGTGAACCTTTCCCGTGTCGGCTCTTCGGTGGTTCAGGTCGTGCTGGCCGTACGTCGCTGGACCAGGACCGCGGCGACGATGATCGCGCCCTTGGCGATCTGCTGGACATCGGTCTGCAGGTTGTTGAGGGCGAAGAGGTTGGTGATCGTGGTGAAGATCAGGACGCCGATGACGGAGCCGGTGATGGTGCCCCGGCCGCCGCTGAGCAGGGTGCCGCCGATGATCACGGCGGCGATGGCGTCGAGTTCGTAGAGGTTGCCGTTGGTGTTCTGGCCCGAGCCGGACAGCACGATCAGCAGGAACGCGGCGATGCCGCAGCACAGCCCGGAGAGCAGATACAGGTAGAGCCGCTGGCGGCGGACGTCGATGCCGGCGAGCCGGGCCGCCTCCGCGTTGCCGCCGACGGCGACCGTGCGTCGGCCGAACGTCGTGCGGTTCAGCAGCAGCCAGCCGATGATCGTCACGATCGCGAAGACCATGACAAGCGGCGGGATACCGAGGACGTACGCCTCACGCTCGCCCAGGTCCAGGATGGCGTCCACGCCGACGATCTGGGTGCTGCCGTCGGTGATCTGGAGGGCGAGGCCGCGCGCCGAGGCGAGCATCGCGAGGGTGGCGATGAAGGGGACCACCCCGCCGTACGCGATGAGGAGCCCGTTCACGAGGCCGCAGCCGACGCCGACGATCACCGCCGTGAAGAGGATGCCGGCGAAGCCGTACTCCTGGGTGGCCACGGTCGTCGCCCAGACGGAGGCCAGGGCGACGATGGCGCCCACGGACAGGTCGATTCCGCCGGAGGTGATGACGAAGGTCATGCCGACGGTGACGACACCGATCACCGAGCCCTGGGTGAGGACGAGTTGGAGGTTGCGGGTGTCGAGGAACTCGTCGGGTCTGGTGACGCCGCCGATGACGATCAGCACGGCGAGTACGCCGAGGAGCGACAGGGTGCGGAGGTCGGCGCGGAACACGAGTGCACGCCAGGCGGGCGGCTCGCCGACAGGTGTCACTTTGTCTGCGCTCCGGGGCGGGGACACGGGCTGGGTCATGACGCCGGGCTCCCTTCACCGGTCAGGGGACTCCCCGCACCGGCCACCGGGCTTGCAACACTGTCCACCGGGCTTCCTTCCATCACGAGGTCGAGGACGCGGTGTTCGTCGAGTTCACGGGCGGGCGCGGAGTGCACGACCCGGCCCTCGCGCAGGACGAGCACCCGGTCGGCGAGGCCGAGCACTTCGGGTACCTCGCTGGAGACGAGCAGCACGGCGAGCCCTTCGTCGGCGAGCCGGCGGACCACGGCGTACAGCTCGGCGCGGGCGCCCACGTCGACGCCCCGCGTCGGCTCGTCGAGCAGGAGGACCCGGCAGCCGCGCAGCAGCCAGCGGGCGAGCACCGCCTTCTGCTGGTTGCCTCCGGAGAGGGTGCGGACCGGTACGTCCGGGTTGTCGGGGCGCAGGGACAGCTCGCGGGTCGCGGCCCGCGCGGCGCGGTGTTCGGCGCCCCGGTCGATCCAGCCGACGCGTGCGAAGCGGGACATCGACGACACGGAAACGTTTCTGGTGACGGACTCCAGCATCAGCAGCGCCTGCGCCTTGCGCTCCTCCGGGGCGAGCCCGAGTCCGGCCCGTACGGCGGCCCGTACGCTGCCGAGCCTCAACCGCCGCCCGTCGACGCTGACCTGACCGGCCGTCGGCCTGCGGGCGCCGTAGATCGTCTCCAGGATCTCCGACCGTCCCGAGCCGACGAGTCCGGCGAGGCCCACGATCTCGCCGGGCCGCACCTCCAGGTCGAACGCCTCGAATTCGCCTGCGCGCGCCAGCCCCCGCACCTCCAGCACGGGTGTACTCCCGGTCGGCGGCACGGGTGGCCGGTCGGGGAAGACGTACTCGACGTTCCGCCCGGTCATCAGCGCCACGACCTCGCGTGTCGGCGTGGACTTCGCGGGCAGCCCGCCGGCCACGGCCCGGCCGTCCTTCAGCACGGTCACCCGGTCACCGATCCGCCGGATCTCCTCCAGCCGGTGCGAGATGTAGACGACGGCCACCCCCGCCGCGGTCAGGTCCCCCACGATCCTGAACAGGTTGTCGACCTCGTCCGGATCCAGCGCGGCCGACGGCTCGTCCATCACGATCAGCCGTACGTCGTGGGAGAGCGCCCGCGCCATGGACACGATCTGCTGCTGGGCGGCCGACAACTCGCCGACGAGCCGCGTCGGATCGACCTCCGGATGACCAAGCCGCTTCAGCAGTGCGGCAGTTGACGTACGTGCCGCCTTTCCGCGAACGACGAATCCCGCGGCGACGGGTTCATGGCCCAGGTGGACGTTCTCGGCCACCGACAGCCCCTCGACCAGGTCGAGTTCCTGGTAGATGGTGGCGATACCGAGGCGCATGGCGGCGATCGGGGACTTCAGGGTGACGGGTTCGCCCCGCCAGGTGATCGTGCCGTCGTCGGGCTGGTGCGCGCCGGCCAGGATCTTGATCAGGGTGGACTTCCCGGCACCGTTCTGGCCGAGCAGACAGTGGACCTCTCCGGCCTGGACGTCGAGGTCGACGCCGTCCAGGGCCCGGACTCCGGGGAACGACTTGGTGATGCCGGACATGGTGAGCAGCGGTAATTCTGGTGCCATGAGTTCCCCTTGGCGGGCGTGCGGGCCGGTTTCAGGGCGAAGCCGCTTGCTGGGCGGGCGGGTTCGGGCAGGGCGAAGCAGGGCGCGCCGAAGCAGGACGCCGTGCCGGTGGTCGCTGTCGGTGGGGAAGGCCGTGCGCGTTCGCGCGGCTCTACGCGGGTGAGAACAGGTGGTCGCTGATGAGGCGGGCCGCGCCGATGACTCCGGCGGTGGGCCCCAACTCCCCCAGCACGATGGGCAGATTGCCGGTCGCGAGGGGCAGTGACTGGCGGTAGACCTGGGTGCGGATGGCGGCGAGCAGGGTGTGGCCGAGGCCGGTCACCCCGCCGCCGATCACCACCAGGCCGGGGTTGAAGAAGCTGACGAGTCCGGCGATGACCTGGCCGGTGCGGTTGCCGCCCTCGCGTATCAGGTCGAGTGCGGTGGCGTCGCCGGCGGCTGCCGCGGCGGCCACGTCGACGGCGGTCAGGGTGCCGTTGGTCTCCAGCCGGGAGGCGAGTTCCACCGAAAGTCCCTGCTGGGCGGCGTCCTTGGCGTCGCGGGCGAGCGCGGCGCCGCTGAAGTGGGCTTCCAGGCAGCCCCGGTTGCCGCAGGCGCAGGGGCGGCCGTCCGGTACGGCGAGGATGTGGCCGATGTCGCCGGCGCTGCCCGTCACACCGCGGTGGACCTCGCCGCCGACGATGATGCCGCAGCCGATGCCGGTGCCGATCTTGACGCAGAGGAAGTCGCCCACGGAGCGGGCGACGCCCGCGTGCTGCTCCCCCATGGCCATCAGGTTCACGTCGTTGTCGACCATGACGGGGCAGCCGAGTTCCTGGCTGAGCGCCTCGCGCACCGGGAACCCGTCCCAGCCCGGCATGATCGGCGGGGCGACGGGGACGCCCTCGGGGAAGCGGACCGGGCCGGGGACGCCGATGCCGGCGCCGTCGAACCCTTCCGCGAGCCCGGAGGCCTTCAGCTTGGCGGCCATGGCCAACACCTGCTCGAAGACGGCGACGGGGCCGTCCCGTACGTCCATGGGCTGGTTGATGTGGCCGAGGATCTCCAACTCCGCGTTGGTGACGGCCACATCGATCGAGGTGGCGCCGATGTCGACGCCGAGGAAGCGGAGTTGCGGTGCGAGCCGGATGTTGTGCGACCGGCGGCCACCCCGCGAGGCGGCGAGCCCGTCGGCCACGACCAGTCCCGTCTCCAGGAGCCGGTCCACCTCCACGGCCAGCTTCGACCGCGAGAGATCGACCCGATCCCCGAGCTGCGCCCGGGAGTTGGGCCCTCCGTCCCGCAACAGCCGCAACAGCCTGGCCTGATGCGCGTTCGCGGGTCGAGCCGTCATACGTCTCACAAGCCCCTCCCCGCCTCATCGGCACTGCCGTGCATGGCTTTCGAGGGGAACGTAGCAGCGGATGCCCGAGCCGGGAAGAAGTCGCGCAGCAATTGCCGCAGACTTTCTCCACTCAGAGGACAAAGCGGGGGTGAGGGTACAGCCGGGAGCACATACCCGGCACAGGGGCTGAACTCGCGGGCGACTTCACCGGGCCCGCACTCGCGGGGTGCCGCCGCGCCCGCTCGCGCCGCGCCGCCCCAGGGCTCTGTCGCCGATTTCCCGCCTGCCTCACGACACCGGGAAATCGGCGACAGGCCCCAGCGGCACGACTGCCCGCAGCTACGCACCGCCGCGCACGGACGCTCACCCGGCCCTACGTCTCGCCCCTCCTACGCCCCGCCTACTTCTCGCCTCTCCTACTTCTCGCGCTCGTGATACGTCTTCCGCGTGTGTTCCGTATGCGCCCGCATGATCTCCGTCGCGCGCTGCTCGTCACGGGCGGAGATCGCCGTAATGAGGTCCCGGTGTTCGATCCAGGACTGGTGGCCGCGCTGGCGGGCGACGGGCGTGTAGTACCAGCGGACGCGGCGGTCGACCTGGGCGGCGAGTTCGGCGAGGACCGTGTTGCCGGCCAGCTCCATGACCTTGGCGTGGAAGCGCGCGTTCATGGCGACGGCTGCATCGACGTCGTCGGCGGCGACGGCCCGCTCGCCCTCCGTGCAGAGCTGCTCCAGGGTGGTGATGCCGGCCGTGCCGGCGTTCGCCGCGGCGAGGCGGGCGGCCTCGGCCTCCAGCAGGGTGCGGACGGTGAGGAGCTGGTCCGCCTCCGCCTCCGTCGGCTCGTGGACGAAGGCGCCCTGGGCGGGCCGGAGGTCGACCCAGCCTTCGGTGTTGAGGCGTTGCAGGGCCTCGCGGACGGGCTGCCGGGACACCCCGAGGTGGCCGGCGAGTTCACTCTCGACGAGGTGCTGCCCGGGGCGCAGCGCGCGCGTGGTGATGAGTTCGAGCAGGGCCTCGTAGACACGGTCGCGCAGTGGACCGGGGCGTTCGAGCTTGGGCACCGCCCCTTGCGGAAGTCCGGTCGACAACATCGGGTCCCCTCCAGAGCACCACTGGGTGTACTGCACACGGAAAGTCAACGGCCCGTACTGGAAAGAACTGGAAAGTCCGAGTCAACAGCCAGTATGGATTGTCTTTCGTCTACAGTCTACGACCAGCGTTGGCCAGGGAACCGACGAGTATGCCTCGTCACATCGCCGTGCACATCACCGCGAATGCCCTGCTCACGGGCAGCGGACCACCTGTCCCGCGTACGACAGGTTGCCCCCGAAGCCGAACAGCAGCACGGGGTCGCCGCTGGAGATCTCTCCGCGTTCGACGAGCTTGGAGAAGGCGAGGGGGATGCTCGCGGCCGAGGTGTTGCCGGACTCGACGACGTCCCGCGCGACCACGGCGTTGACCGCGCCGATCTTCGCGGCGAGGGGCTCGATGATGCGCAGGTTGGCCTGGTGGAGGACGACCGCGGCGAGGTCGGCGGGGGTGAGTCCCGCCTTCTCGCAGGCCGCGCGGGCGATGGGCGGCAGTTTGGTGGTGGCCCAGCGGTAGACGCTCTGGCCTTCCTGCGCGAAGCGCGGAGGGGTGCCCTCGATGCGTACGGCGTTGCCCATCTCGGGCACCGATCCCCACAGCACCGGTCCGATGCCGGGTTCCTCGGCGGCCTCGACGACGGCGGCGCCCGCTCCGTCCCCGACGAGGACACAGGTCGTGCGGTCGGTCCAGTCCGTGACCTCGGACATCTTGTCGGCGCCGATGACGAGCGCCCGGGTGGCGGCGCCGGCGCGCACGGCGTGGTCGGCGGTGGCCAGGGCGTGGGTGAACCCGGCGCAGACGACGTTGATGTCCATGGCGGCCGGGTTCGGGATGGAGAGCCGGTTCGCGACCCGGGCCGCCATGTTCGGGGAGCGGTCGATCGCGGTGGAGGTGGCGACCACGACCAGGTCGATGGCCTCCGGGCCGAGGCCGGCCGAGGCGAGCGCCTTGGCGGCGGCGTGGCCGGCCAGCTCGTCGACCGGTTCGTCGGGTCCTGCGATGTGCCGGGTGCGAATGCCCACACGGCTCGTGATCCACTCGTCACTCGTGTCGACCAGGCCCGCCAGGTCCTCGTTGGTGAGTACCTTGGCGGGCTGGTAGTGGCCGACGGCGGCGATTCGCGAGCCGTTCATGGGTGGTTCCCCTCGTTGCCTGTGGTCAGCGGGATCCACCAGTCTGATCAGTGACTCACGGGTACGAGGGCGGGTGAGGCGACAGTAAAGCGGGGCCCGAGTTGTGGGCTTCTGTCAGACCCCGGGCAGGCCCCAGGGCGTCCGCACTCTCACCCGGTGAACAATTGCGTCGCCTTGCGTACGAGTTCGTACAGTCCGTAACCGAGCGGCACCCCCACCCACACCCAGGCCAAGATGATCAAGGGTCGTCGGTCAGGCGGATTCGGACTGGTGTCGCTGGACGACATCGGCTGCCTCCCTCGGGGCGGGGATGTGGAAGCGGGGGTGGACGGGCCGGACCAGTTCGTTGGCGACGAAGCCGATCACGAGCAGCCCGATCATGATGAAGAAGGACGTGCCGTAGAGGTCGGGTCCGGACTTGCCCGCCTCCTCCTGCCGGTCCGCGATCCAGTTGACGATCAGTGGTCCGAGGACGCCGGCCGTGGACCAGGCGGTCAGCAGCCGGCCGTGGATGGCGCCGACCTGGTAGGTGCCGAAGAGGTCCTTGAGATAGGCGGGGATGGTGGCGAAACCACCGCCGTAGAAGGACAGGATGACCAGGGCGCAGACGATGAACAGCGGCTTGGAGGAGTCGCCGAACAAGGCGATCAGCAGGTACATCAGCGCGCCCACGCCCAGGTAGACGCGGTAGATGTTCTTGCGTCCGATCAGGTCGGACGTCGACGACCAGACGATTCGGCCGCTCATGTTGGCCGCGGAGAGCAGCGCGACGAACCCGGCGGCCGCGGTGACGGAGACCGGGGTGGAGGAGTCGGCGAAGAAGTCCGTGATCATCGGGGCGGCCTTCTCCAGGATGCCGATGCCCGCGGAGACGTTCATGCAGAGGATGACCCACAGGCACCAGAACTGCGGGGTGCGGATGGCGTCGCGGGCCGAGACCTGCGGGCCCTGAAGGACGCTCGGTCCCGTGTCGGTGCTCGCGCGGTCCTCGCCGCGCGGCACCCGGACCAGCACCACGCCGAGCAGCATGAACACGGCGTACGACAGTCCGTGCACCAGGAAGGCGAGGGCGATGCCGGAGGAGTCGGAGCCGAAGGACTCCAGCATCTGCGCGGACCACGGCGAGGCGATGAGTGCGCCGCCGCCGAAGCCCATGATCGCGATGCCGGTGGCCATGCCGGGCCGGTCCGGGAACCACTTGATCAGGGTCGAGACGGGCGATATGTAGCCGATGCCGAGGCCGATGCCGCCGACGAATCCGTAGCCGAAGACGATCAGCCAGTACTGCTCGGTGGCCGCGCCGAGCGAGGCGATCAGGAAGCCGGAGGAGAAGCAGATCAGCGCCACGGTCATGGCCCAGCGCGGCCCGTTGCGCTCGACGAGGGTGCCGCCGAACGCGGCGGACAGGCCCAGCATGACGATGCCGAGCTGGAAGGGCAGTGCGCTCTGTGTGCCGCTGAGGCCGAGCGCGGATTCGAGCGGCGGCTTGAAGACGCTCCAGGCGTAGGCCTGTCCGATGGAGAGATGGACGGAGAGCGCGGCCGGGGGGACGAGCCAGCGGCTCCAGCCCGGAGGCGCGACGGGGGGACTCATGATCCCGGACGGTAGGGAGTGACAGGGGAGTTGGAAAAGCGGCGCGTCGACCGTATGCGGTGAGCGGTATCCACCGCGCGCCGAACGGTCGTTCCCCGGCCACCTCATGTCCGAGTAATGCCTTGCCCGGCCGTTGCGCGAACTCTTGTCGCCCCAACTTCCATACTGTAGACAATATTTCGTCGACAGAATTCGGCAGTGCGCCATCTCCGCGGTATCCCTCGACCGAACGGAGCTCCCTCACCATGAAAGTCGCAGTTCTCGGCGCCGGTGCGATCGGCGCCTATGTCGGCGCCGCGCTCCACCGCGCCGGCGCGGACACGCATCTCGTCGCCCGTGGACCGCATCTCGCGGCCATGAGGCGGGACGGGGTGCGGGTGCTCAGCTCGCGCGGGGACTTCACCGCCCGCGCCCACGCCACCGACGACCCGGCCGACGTCGGCCCGGTCGACTTCGTCTTCCTGGGCCTCAAGGCCAACTCGTACGCGGCGTGCGGGCCGCTGATCGAGCCCTTGCTGCACAGCACCACGGCGGTGATCGCCGCCCAGAACGGCATCCCCTGGTGGTACTTCCACCGGCACGGCGGCCCGCACGACGGCCACCGTGTGGAGAGCGTGGACCCGGCCGGCGCGGTCAGTGCGGTGCTCGCGCCCGAACGGGCCGTCGGCTGTGTCGTCTACGCGGCGACGGAGCTCGAACGGCCCGGTGTCGTACGGCACCTGGAAGGCACGCGGTTCTCCATCGGCGAGCCGGACCGTACGGTCTCGGCGCGCTGCCGAGCGTTCAGCGAGGCCATGGTGGCCGGTGGCCTGAAGTGTCCGGTGGAGCCCGATCTGCGGGCCGACATCTGGATCAAGCTGCTCGGCAACATCTCGTTCAACCCGATCAGTGCCCTGGCCCGCGCGACCATGCGGCAGATGTGTCTGCACGGCGGCACCCGCAAGGTCATCGAGACGATGATGGCCGAGACGCTGGCCGTCGCCGAGGCCCTGGGCTGCGAGGTCGGGGTCTCCATCGAACGGCGGATGGCCGGCGCCGAACGCGTCGGCGACCACCGCACCTCCACGCTCCAGGACCTGGAGCGCGGCAAACCGCTGGAACTCGACGTCCTCCTGGCCGCCGTCGTCGAACTGGCGGACATCACGGGTGTCGAGGTGCCCACACTCCGCACCGTCCACGCCATCTCGGACCTGCTCGCGCTGCGGAGCGCGGCATGAGGAGCGTCGTATGAGGAAACGCGACCGGACCCCCAAGACCTACACCAGGCTCACCCATCCCCTCGTCCGCGACTCCCGCGACGAGCCCTTCCGGCAGGCGAGTTGGGAGGAGGCGCTGGACCGGGCCGCCCGCGGCATCGAACGCAACCGCGGCGCGTTCGGCCTGTTCTCCTGCGCCCGCGCCACCAACGAGATGAACTACGTGGCGCAGAAGTTCGCCCGCGTGGTCATGGGCACCAACAACGTCGACTCCTGCAACCGCACCTGTCACGCGCCGAGCGTCGCCGGTCTCTCGGCCGCCTTCGGCTCGGGCGGCGGCACCTCCTCGTACGAGGAGATCGAGCACACCGACGTCATCGTGATGTGGGGCTCCAACGC is from Streptomyces sp. NBC_01314 and encodes:
- a CDS encoding Gfo/Idh/MocA family protein produces the protein MGQPQQPDQAEAEKSGAPEPDAGVGAGAGAGAGMAGVASGPAVPGAGPRAGTRSAGLAGRPGKPPLRVGMVGYAFMGAAHSQGWRTAGRAFELPLDPVLAAVCGRDGDAVRAMADRHGWATTETDWRDLIARDDIDLVDICTPGDSHAEIALAALAAGKHVLCEKPLANTVAEAEAMTTAAEEAYARGRLAMVGFNYRRVPATALARRMVAEGRLGALRHLRVTYLQDWLVDPEFPLTWRLRKESAGSGALGDLGAHIVDLAQYVAGEPVIGVSALMETFVRERPLPAGVSAGLASSGGTAGRGAVTVDDTALFTGRLASGAVASFEATRFATGRKNALRIELNGERGSLAFDLERLNELAFHDHTEPGTHAGFRRILVTEPDHPYLDAWWPPGHGLGYEHTFVHQARDLVHAIAAGRQPEPSFADGLQVQRVLAAVEESAEKNSVYTPTHTPTAV
- a CDS encoding substrate-binding domain-containing protein, which codes for MSQFTSRRGLLFGTAAVSAGALLAGCTSNESKDDPAADEQTVADDKPGKAVTIGFAGPQADHGWLNAINQNAKSRAERYEDVTLEITEGSNDTAQQIGQIETLINKKVDVLVVLPADGKALTQVGLKAMRAGIPVVNLDRIFNSPQAYRCWIGGDNYGMGLNAGHYIGEQLKDKGDARVIELAGLDNLELTKQRTKGFDDALKNYPNIKKVARQAAEFTVESGQAKMAQLLQAQSNFDALWNHDDDQGVGALRAIEQAGRDDFLMVGGAGALSAFQAIKKDDGVLKATVLYPPTMAASAIDLARALGQGKGVGGLAEFEIPSSLTLYSAVVDKDNVDQYMPTGFK
- a CDS encoding ABC transporter permease translates to MTQPVSPPRSADKVTPVGEPPAWRALVFRADLRTLSLLGVLAVLIVIGGVTRPDEFLDTRNLQLVLTQGSVIGVVTVGMTFVITSGGIDLSVGAIVALASVWATTVATQEYGFAGILFTAVIVGVGCGLVNGLLIAYGGVVPFIATLAMLASARGLALQITDGSTQIVGVDAILDLGEREAYVLGIPPLVMVFAIVTIIGWLLLNRTTFGRRTVAVGGNAEAARLAGIDVRRQRLYLYLLSGLCCGIAAFLLIVLSGSGQNTNGNLYELDAIAAVIIGGTLLSGGRGTITGSVIGVLIFTTITNLFALNNLQTDVQQIAKGAIIVAAVLVQRRTASTT
- a CDS encoding sugar ABC transporter ATP-binding protein, which produces MAPELPLLTMSGITKSFPGVRALDGVDLDVQAGEVHCLLGQNGAGKSTLIKILAGAHQPDDGTITWRGEPVTLKSPIAAMRLGIATIYQELDLVEGLSVAENVHLGHEPVAAGFVVRGKAARTSTAALLKRLGHPEVDPTRLVGELSAAQQQIVSMARALSHDVRLIVMDEPSAALDPDEVDNLFRIVGDLTAAGVAVVYISHRLEEIRRIGDRVTVLKDGRAVAGGLPAKSTPTREVVALMTGRNVEYVFPDRPPVPPTGSTPVLEVRGLARAGEFEAFDLEVRPGEIVGLAGLVGSGRSEILETIYGARRPTAGQVSVDGRRLRLGSVRAAVRAGLGLAPEERKAQALLMLESVTRNVSVSSMSRFARVGWIDRGAEHRAARAATRELSLRPDNPDVPVRTLSGGNQQKAVLARWLLRGCRVLLLDEPTRGVDVGARAELYAVVRRLADEGLAVLLVSSEVPEVLGLADRVLVLREGRVVHSAPARELDEHRVLDLVMEGSPVDSVASPVAGAGSPLTGEGSPAS
- a CDS encoding ROK family protein, which encodes MTARPANAHQARLLRLLRDGGPNSRAQLGDRVDLSRSKLAVEVDRLLETGLVVADGLAASRGGRRSHNIRLAPQLRFLGVDIGATSIDVAVTNAELEILGHINQPMDVRDGPVAVFEQVLAMAAKLKASGLAEGFDGAGIGVPGPVRFPEGVPVAPPIMPGWDGFPVREALSQELGCPVMVDNDVNLMAMGEQHAGVARSVGDFLCVKIGTGIGCGIIVGGEVHRGVTGSAGDIGHILAVPDGRPCACGNRGCLEAHFSGAALARDAKDAAQQGLSVELASRLETNGTLTAVDVAAAAAAGDATALDLIREGGNRTGQVIAGLVSFFNPGLVVIGGGVTGLGHTLLAAIRTQVYRQSLPLATGNLPIVLGELGPTAGVIGAARLISDHLFSPA
- a CDS encoding GntR family transcriptional regulator, with the translated sequence MLSTGLPQGAVPKLERPGPLRDRVYEALLELITTRALRPGQHLVESELAGHLGVSRQPVREALQRLNTEGWVDLRPAQGAFVHEPTEAEADQLLTVRTLLEAEAARLAAANAGTAGITTLEQLCTEGERAVAADDVDAAVAMNARFHAKVMELAGNTVLAELAAQVDRRVRWYYTPVARQRGHQSWIEHRDLITAISARDEQRATEIMRAHTEHTRKTYHEREK
- a CDS encoding beta-ketoacyl-ACP synthase III, with translation MNGSRIAAVGHYQPAKVLTNEDLAGLVDTSDEWITSRVGIRTRHIAGPDEPVDELAGHAAAKALASAGLGPEAIDLVVVATSTAIDRSPNMAARVANRLSIPNPAAMDINVVCAGFTHALATADHAVRAGAATRALVIGADKMSEVTDWTDRTTCVLVGDGAGAAVVEAAEEPGIGPVLWGSVPEMGNAVRIEGTPPRFAQEGQSVYRWATTKLPPIARAACEKAGLTPADLAAVVLHQANLRIIEPLAAKIGAVNAVVARDVVESGNTSAASIPLAFSKLVERGEISSGDPVLLFGFGGNLSYAGQVVRCP
- a CDS encoding OFA family MFS transporter, producing MSPPVAPPGWSRWLVPPAALSVHLSIGQAYAWSVFKPPLESALGLSGTQSALPFQLGIVMLGLSAAFGGTLVERNGPRWAMTVALICFSSGFLIASLGAATEQYWLIVFGYGFVGGIGLGIGYISPVSTLIKWFPDRPGMATGIAIMGFGGGALIASPWSAQMLESFGSDSSGIALAFLVHGLSYAVFMLLGVVLVRVPRGEDRASTDTGPSVLQGPQVSARDAIRTPQFWCLWVILCMNVSAGIGILEKAAPMITDFFADSSTPVSVTAAAGFVALLSAANMSGRIVWSSTSDLIGRKNIYRVYLGVGALMYLLIALFGDSSKPLFIVCALVILSFYGGGFATIPAYLKDLFGTYQVGAIHGRLLTAWSTAGVLGPLIVNWIADRQEEAGKSGPDLYGTSFFIMIGLLVIGFVANELVRPVHPRFHIPAPREAADVVQRHQSESA